The following proteins come from a genomic window of Malus domestica chromosome 02, GDT2T_hap1:
- the LOC139193949 gene encoding uncharacterized protein, which yields MSEPGSSSDEGSSSFSSKSESAMSESSGSLLESGTRETLDDLPNRQTLAIASSSSMALGEGVVFDAIPIVRSEFTADHLKNNLLDNEKQVEALRQSCNIPRSVGIRLVHDEEWPSEPPQGHVMFYTQILLTLGVRLPLHPWLQKMLSLIGYAPGQLNPGFWDTLIGFYIIWMECGLCEPSFHQWRYCYKMRPAKSCTGYAECACRSERERIVYGKKKAYYTWKNRWCFLYNDWEYDKGVTPERRVLTHFQTVGCNVSTVRTICYLLWSFLASNTLLHVVTRGTIKLFGQELSDIEKVLRVPKEDRHLSKLRPLFRRYGFQPLVSESQGRSMEKVSKKTGTSTHKRKAPVLVPSEDILPHKKIHKSRGEPSVRPKSQDGVLKGPAFRKTGVEAVENAAAVVAGEGSRLLPPPLTMEHTVQESDPGSRHEGKGKEKAGSVPWNDLRVATRPKDFGDINNCLAGRRFAFDELGEPLAKDESDCDRMLKLSSYVMAEYHDRLQEVERYKAKLKENKQLVDEARRNKGLLTQALQLKDETMESLKRRNGENLRLKKLFEATKKQLEVATLEVSKVRGELDGALVEISELEKSIPIEREAAVQEYLSSSTFHLAIKPYCAQEARFEKRKWMAVLDRYDDGSILRKYHEDIDEHHRKGETFVLAVDPSSEDESDNEGNADAQTQHGEEDLGDAEDDGRTRSDTARGSASDENE from the exons atgtcagagcctggaagttctagtgatgagggctcttctagctttagctctaagtctgagtctgcaatgtcggagtcttcagggtctttgttagagtccggtactagagaaacattggatgatcttcccaaccgtcaaactttagctattgctagttcttcctccatggcgttgggtgagggggttgtttttgatgccatacccatagttcgctctgagttcacagcagaccatctaaagaataacttgttagataatgagaagcaggttgaggcgctaaggcagtcatgtaatatccctcgtagtgtagggatacgtttggtacatgatgaagaatggccttctgagcctccccagggtcatgttatgttctacacccagatattactgactttaggggtgagactacctttacatccgtggttgcaaaagatgttatctttgatcggatatgcacctgggcaactcaatcctggtttctgggatactttgattggattttatatcatttggatggagtgtgggttgtgtgagccttccttccatcagtggcgttactgttacaagatgcgcccagcaaaatcatgcactggttatgccgagtgtgcatgtcggagtgagagagagcgtattgtgtatggtaagaaaaaggcatactacacatggaaaaaccgttggtgctttctgtataatgattgggagtatgataagggtgtcacgcctgagcgacgtgtgcttactcacttccagactgtaggttgtaacgtatcaaccgttcgtactatttgctatttgttgtggtcttttcttgcttctaacactttgcttcatgtagtgacgcggggcaccatcaaactgtttgggcaggagctatctgacatagagaaggtgttgagggtgcccaaagaggatagacacttaagcaagctacgacccttatttcgtcggtacggtttccaacccttagtttccgagagccagggacgatcga tggagaaggtaagcaagaaaacagggactagcacccataaaaggaaagcaccagtgttagttccttcggaagacatcctaccgcataagaaaattcataagtcccgaggggaaccatccgttagacctaagtcccaagatggggtccttaaggggcctgcctttaggaagactggagtcgaggccgttgaaaatgctgctgccgtagttgcaggagaagggagccgactgttgcctcctcctcttactatggagcacactgtccaggaaagtgatcctggttcccgccatgaggggaaaggcaaggaaaaagctggcagtgtcccgtggaatgacttgagggttgccacgcggccaaaggattttggggatatcaacaattgcttggcagggcgtcgattcgccttcgatgagctcggagagcccttagctaaggatgaatcggattgtgaccggatgttgaagctgtcttcatat gtcatggccgagtatcacgacagactgcaagaggttgagcggtacaaggcaaaactgaaggagaataagcagcttgtggacgaggcccgaaggaataagggacttttgactcaggccctccaactgaaggacgaaaccatggagagcttgaaaaggcgaaatggtgagaacctaaggcttaagaaattgtttgaggcaactaaaaaacagttggaggtggctaccttggaggtatccaaggttaggggagaattggatggtgccttagttgagatttctgaactggagaagagcattccaattgaaagggaggctgctgtgcaagaatacttaagttcttcgacctttcatcttgctattaaaccctactgtgctcaagaagctcgctttgaaaaaaggaaatggatggccgtccttgatcgttatgatgatgggagcattcttcgaaaataccacgaagatatagatgagcaccatcgaaagggcgagacatttgtccttgctgttgatcctagcagcgaagatgagtctgataatgaaggtaatgctgatgcacagactcagcatggtgaagaggatcttggggatgcagaggatgatggtaggacgcggagtgatactgccaggggttcggcttcagatgagaatgaataa
- the LOC103410998 gene encoding transcription termination factor MTERF6, chloroplastic/mitochondrial-like, with product MSPLCNFNSLRLGFSTSSSTFASKYLKPSHFPPHIQILCGHLTSKIPETHHSFTVNYLINSCGLSPEGAISASKWVELRSPKIADSFLSFLRDHGFSATQISKVVRSCPQLLYSNPEKTLLPKLEFFRSTGVSREALAKTLAYDPHILAMSLEKRITPTYNFLRSIISEKHFVAFLKGGSRIFLEGHSKNVAPNIESLRELGMPQSRISLLLTHFPTCLLRKPEDFGRVVDEVKQMGFNLETSMSVMAIKALCSRNSKSIWNRNSEAYKRWGWSDDEVLTAFRQFPQCMTKSEKKITQVMELLVNKMGWPLRMITKYPVVMSLSLEKRIIPRCRVVKVLRLKGLVNIENLSLSTVFLPTEKKFLDRFVTRYLHQVPQIVSVYHGNVRIQDV from the coding sequence ATGAGTCCGCTCTGCAATTTCAACAGCCTTCGATTAGGGTTTTCAACATCTTCTTCTACATTTGCTTCCAAATATCTAAAACCCTCACATTTCCCTCCTCATATTCAGATACTCTGCGGACACTTGACCTCAAAAATCCCAGAAACCCACCACAGTTTCACAGTAAATTACCTCATAAACTCATGTGGGCTGTCCCCAGAAGGTGCGATTTCAGCATCTAAGTGGGTCGAGTTGCGATCCCCCAAAATTGCAGACTCCTTTCTGTCCTTCCTCAGAGACCATGGATTCTCTGCCACCCAGATCTCGAAGGTGGTCAGGTCCTGCCCACAACTTCTTTACTCCAATCCGGAGAAAACCCTTTTGCCAAAGCTTGAATTTTTCAGGTCGACTGGAGTTTCAAGGGAGGCCCTTGCAAAAACTCTGGCGTATGATCCGCATATTTTGGCTATGAGCTTGGAGAAGCGGATTACACCCACTTATAATTTCCTTAGGAGTATCATTTCTGAGAAGCACTTCGTTGCTTTTTTGAAGGGCGGTTCGCGTATTTTCTTGGAAGGGCATTCGAAGAATGTGGCACCAAATATTGAAAGTTTGAGAGAATTAGGTATGCCCCAATCACGTATTTCTCTGTTGCTAACTCATTTTCCTACCTGTTTATTACGAAAGCCTGAGGATTTTGGCAGAGTTGTGGATGAGGTTAAGCAAATGGGCTTTAATCTGGAAACATCAATGTCTGTGATGGCAATAAAAGCATTGTGTAGTAGGAATAGTAAGTCCATATGGAATCGTAATTCTGAAGCTTATAAGAGGTGGGGTTGGTCTGACGATGAGGTTCTCACGGCTTTCAGGCAGTTCCCGCAGTGTATGACTAAGTCGGAGAAGAAAATAACGCAAGTAATGGAATTGTTAGTGAACAAGATGGGATGGCCGCTAAGAATGATTACCAAGTACCCGGTGGTCATGAGTTTGAGTTTGGAGAAGAGAATTATCCCGAGATGTAGGGTTGTAAAAGTTTTGCGGTTGAAGGGATtggtaaatattgaaaacctgAGTTTGAGTACCGTGTTCCTACCGACGGAGAAGAAGTTCTTGGACAGATTTGTGACCAGATATCTCCACCAAGTACCTCAAATTGTGAGCGTGTATCATGGAAATGTTCGTATCCAGGATGTGTGA